The Sorangiineae bacterium MSr11954 DNA segment GCGATACCTTCTCCTATCGGGAGCTCGCCGACACCGTCGATCACGTGCTCGGCCGCAAGGTGCAGCGTATCCTGCGGTCGTTGCCCGAGCTTCAGGCCGACGCGGCGGCTCACCCCGACGACACCATGCGCAAATATCGATTGGCCTTTGCGCGCCCCGACGGGGTCGCCTGGCCGAAGGATCGGACATTCAATGCCGCGCAGGGCATGGCGATGGTCGACGTGGCGACCTGGCTGCGGGCGAATCGTCCACGAATTGCTGGATAAGGGCACCCATCGCGAGATCCGCCGATCGGAGCGCGATCCGCGCCCTATCCGACCTCGAAGCGCCGGACTAAAACTCGTCCGAAAGCTGGCCACGACCGAGGCGCATACCGGACGCCTGGCTTCGTCGCGCCGGCGTTGGCTTGCCCGACATTCATCACCGGAAATGAAAAAATGAAAATAGGAACGATAGGGGGCATCGCGCTCTCCACGGCGCTGGGCTGCGGGGCGCCCGCGGCCGGCTCGCCGGCAGCAAGCGCGGACCCCGGTATCGCCGAGACGACGGTTCGGGTTGGCGCCCAGGAGGTTCGTTATCTCCACGCCGGGTCCGACCCGACGACCGTCGTGCTCATTCACGGTTGGCCCGAGAGCTCTCGCGCATGGCGCCATGTCATGCCTCGCCTTGCGCGGCGCTATCGGGTCATCGCGCCCGACCTTCGGGGGATCGGTGGGACGTCGGCGCCTGCTCCCGAGTATGCCAAAGCCGCGCTCGCGCGCGACGTCCACGAGCTCGTCGCGACCCTCGGCGCGCAGCGTGTCTTCGTCATCGGTCACGATATCGGCGGGATCGTTGCCTATGCCTACGCACGCCTCTACCCCGCCGAGGTGAAAGGGGTCGCCATCCTCGATATCCCCGTCCCGGGGACGAAGCCGTGGGATGACGTGAGCGCGTCGCCCCATGCATGGCATTACCGGTTTCACGACCAGAAGCCGCTCGCGGAGAAGCTCGTCATGGGCCGGCAATTTACGTATTTTCGATCCTTCATCGACGCGCACGCGGTCCACCCCGAGGCGATGAGCGATCCGGACGTCGAGGCGTATGCCGCCGCGTATGGCAGCCCCGCGAGCCTGACGGCAGGCTTCGAGCTGTATCGCGCGTTCGGGGACGACACCGTGTTCGGCAGGTCCCACGCAGAGCCGCTCGAGATCCCCATCCTGCTCGCCGGCGCCGATCACAGTGTCGCGAGCCTCGAGCCCGCCCAGGCGGAGGCCCTACGGCAGCTCGGCGCACGAAACGTGCAAATTGCAACCATCCCGGACTCGGGACACTATGTCGCCGAGGAGAACCCTGCGGCGACGGCCGACGCGATCGAGACGTTCATCCGCGGTGTCCCATGAGACGGATCACCGGCGCGACCGCAGCCCGCGATCTCGGCCGCGGACGCGACGCCCTCGAGCAACACGCGGCCCATGGCAGCCCCGCTGCGAGCCGCTCCTCATCGAGATCAACTCCGATGACGACGCAGCTGCTGCTGCGCGCGCCACGCGGCAGGGGTGACCCCGTGAGCGCGTCGAAAGAGGCGGATGAAGTGCGTCGTGTCGGCGTAACCGACCCGCTCGGCGATGACGTCGACCATTTCGTCGGTCTGAATCAATCGATTGCGGGCCTCGGCGAGTCGTGCGGCGATAATCCATTCGACGACGCTCTTTCCGGTCGCCCGCTTCAACGACGTCGTGGTGTACGACGGCGAGCGCCCCACGGCTGCCGCGACGTCGTTCAGCGAGATCGGGCGCAGGTAGTTGGCTTCGATGAACGAGAGCGCCGCGCTCGTGAAGGTCGGCTGCGAAGGCGACGCCGCGGTTACGCTCGCCGCGCGCGCGACCTCGGCGAGGATCAGCGCCAGGAGGTTCTTCTGAACGATGGGCTGATGGCGGGCCCCGTTCGCCGGGTGGGAGGTTTCGTGGTGCAGCTCCGCGCAGAGTTGCTCGAGGTATGCGCGCCGGTGATCGGGTATCCGTACGATGGGCGACGATCCTTGGCGCGCCCGTTCGAAGGGCTCGAGCAAAGGCTCGATGCCGCTCTCGCTGAAGTCGGCCGCACGAAATCCAATTCCCCATTGGCTCCGGTTGGTCGAGCTCAAAGACCGATGCGTTTCGCCGGCCGGCATGAGCAAAATATCGCCCGCTCGGACGGCCAAGGTCTGGCGGTGCTGAATGATGGCTTCGCCGCGAACATAGAAGGAGAGCGACGCATGATCATGGACATAGAGCGGCGAGCGAGGCGTGCTGCCATCCTCCACGCATGGCGCGATGCGCACGGGGCCGGCGAAGCCATGGTGGTGCGTGTGAATCGGTCCCATGCGCGAAATGTTCTTTCCGTTGCCCCGCATCATGTGGCCAGTTTAGCGTTTGGCACGTGCCGCCCGATATTGGAAACGACCCACGGGCGAGCTGGTCGAACGATCCTGAGGTCGCTACCTTGCGACGAGGCCGCGAAGGAGAGGCGACGTCGGGCCGCGGGCTCGACACGGCAGCGGAGGGCCGTAACGTGCTGCACATGACGTACGACCGCGCGTACTGGGAACAGCTTTGGGCAAAGACGCTGCGCGAGCACCCGGACAAGGTCGCTCGGCGCCCGCCGAATGCGCATTTGATCGCCGAGGTCTCCAGCCTTCGTCCGGGGCGCTCGCTCGACGCGGGCTGCGGTCATGGAGCGGAGACGCTGTGGCTCGCCGCGCACGGCTGGGAGGTCACGGCGGTCGATTTTTCGGCGAGCGCGCTCGAGCATGCGCGCGCCGCGGCCGAGGCGTTGGGGCCGGACATTGCGAAGCGCATCGCATGGGTCGAGGGCGATCTGGCGGTGTGGACGCCGCCGCGCGAACACTTCGACCTGGTGGTGTGCCTCTACGTTCATGTCGCGGGGGCGGTGGACGAAATGGTGCGGCGCATGGCGAGCGGGGTCGCGCCCGGCGGGACCTTGTTCATGGTCGGCCACCGCCCGATCGATCCCGCGACGGGAAATCCGACGGCCGCCGCGAACCAGGTGCAAGTCTCCGTCGAGGGCGCGATCGCTGCGCTCGATCCGAGCCGGTGGGAGCTCGCGGTGGCGGAGGAGCGGCCGCGCGCGATCGCGGGGACGGGCGTTGACGCCGTGATCCTCGCGCGCCGCACGACCTGAGCCTGCGGCCTTGCGCGGTCGTTTGACAACGCTCGCCAACTGGCTTAGTATCTAAGCTATATTGCGAGTGAATGAACGATGAAGCGCGCGCAAAAAGGCCGGAACGCGTTGGCGGAGTCCATCGTGAAACAACTGGGGCGCCGGCATAGTACGGCGACCGTGCTGTTTCATCATGCGGTCGGCGAGTACTTGAAGCTCGGCCCGACGGACCACAAGTGCCTCGACCTTTTGCGCGAGCGACCGGGGCTGACCGGCAGCGAGCTGGCCGCGATCACGGGCCTTACCACGGGCGCGGTCACCGGTATCGTTGCTCGGCTGGAGCGGGCGGGATACCTCCACCGAGAGGACGATCCCGACGATGGTCGCAAGCAGATCTTGCACCTCGTGCCCGAGCGGGTCGAGGCGGTGCACGCGATCATGGACCCCCTGCGAGGTGAGCTCTCCGCGCTGCTCGAGCGCTTCGAGGACCATCAACTCGCGGCCATCGCGGAGTTTCTCGCGGAGAGCACGGAGATCGCGTTCCGCCAAGCCGCGCTGCTCCGCGCGCGATCGATCTCGGCGGGGACTTCTCCCGCCCCATCACGAAAAGGAGCTCCGACATGACGACCATCGATGTTCCCGGTGCACGTCTCTACTGCGAAACGCATGGCAGCGGCCCGCTGTTGCTCCTCATCCCAGGCGCGAATGGCGACGCAAATGTGTTTCCGCCGCTGGTGGCGCAGCTCTCCGCGCGCTACACGGTCGCCACCTACGATCGACGTGGCTTTACCCGGAGCCAGCTCGATGGCCCGCAAGACTACGCGCGAAGGCTGGAGACCGACGCGGACGATGCGCGGCGTTTGATCGAACATCTCGGCCGCGAGCCCGCGACCGTCTTCGGCACGAGCTCGGGGGCGATCATCGCGCTCCAGCTCCTCGTGGCACACCCGAGCGCGGTGAAGACCGTGGTGGCGTTCGAGCCTGCCGCCATGCACCTCTTGCCCGATGGGCAGCCGTGGATCGACTTCTTCCACGAGGTGTACGCGATCTATCGCCGTTCCGGGGTCGCACCGGCCCTCACGCATTTTCGAAAGCGCACGTTCGCCGAGGTGGATCACGAGGTGATGGAGCGCGCGACCCACGTGAGCAAAGGGCCACAGGTGGCGGCCAACGCCACGTACTGGTTCGAGCGCGAGCTGCGTGAGTACACGGCGGTGCAGCTCGATCGCGCCGCGTTGATGGAGCACGCCGCGCGGATCGTGCCGGCGGGCGGACAGGCGTCGCGAGGCTATCCGACCTACCAAGCCGGCGTGGAGCTCGGGCGTATCATCGGACGCGAGCACCTCGAGCTGGCCGGGGGTCACGTCGGTTATGCCACCCACTCCGCCGAGTTCGGACGACACCTCCTCGAGCGGCTGGCGACGAATTAGCGCTACGCCTTCGCGCGAAGCGACGCGACGAGGAAGTCCACGAAGGCGCGCACCTTGGCCGAGGGCAAATGGCGCGATGGATGGAAGACGTACACGGGAAACCGCTCCTCGGCCCAATTTGGAAATAGCTCGACCAGCGCACCGGAGCGCAAGAGATCATCCAGCCCGAGCTCGAAGAATTGTGCGATCCCGAACCCCTCGGTGCACATGAACAAGCCCGTCGCGAGATCGTTCACCGTGAATTGCCCCGAGACGGGCACGCGGAGGATCCGACCTCCCCGGTGAAATTCCCACGAGAAAGGGCGGCCCGTGGTCGGATCGCGAAACAGAATGCATTCGCGCCGCCCGTGCGCGAGCTCGCGCGGGTGCTTCGGCTTTCCGTGTCGCGCCAGGTAGGCCGGCGCGGCGCAGGTGAGGATGCGCGTCTCGAGCAGGCGTCGGGCGATGGCCGATGACGGTTCGGGATCGCCAAACCGCACCGCCACGTCGAAGCCCTCGGCGATGAGATCCGGCAATCGATCGCGCACCACCAGCTCGATCGACACCTCCGGCTGCGCCCGCAGAAACGCGCCCATCCGCGGCGCGAGCAAGAGGCGCACG contains these protein-coding regions:
- a CDS encoding alpha/beta hydrolase, with protein sequence MKIGTIGGIALSTALGCGAPAAGSPAASADPGIAETTVRVGAQEVRYLHAGSDPTTVVLIHGWPESSRAWRHVMPRLARRYRVIAPDLRGIGGTSAPAPEYAKAALARDVHELVATLGAQRVFVIGHDIGGIVAYAYARLYPAEVKGVAILDIPVPGTKPWDDVSASPHAWHYRFHDQKPLAEKLVMGRQFTYFRSFIDAHAVHPEAMSDPDVEAYAAAYGSPASLTAGFELYRAFGDDTVFGRSHAEPLEIPILLAGADHSVASLEPAQAEALRQLGARNVQIATIPDSGHYVAEENPAATADAIETFIRGVP
- a CDS encoding AraC family transcriptional regulator, which codes for MMRGNGKNISRMGPIHTHHHGFAGPVRIAPCVEDGSTPRSPLYVHDHASLSFYVRGEAIIQHRQTLAVRAGDILLMPAGETHRSLSSTNRSQWGIGFRAADFSESGIEPLLEPFERARQGSSPIVRIPDHRRAYLEQLCAELHHETSHPANGARHQPIVQKNLLALILAEVARAASVTAASPSQPTFTSAALSFIEANYLRPISLNDVAAAVGRSPSYTTTSLKRATGKSVVEWIIAARLAEARNRLIQTDEMVDVIAERVGYADTTHFIRLFRRAHGVTPAAWRAQQQLRRHRS
- a CDS encoding methyltransferase domain-containing protein, whose protein sequence is MTYDRAYWEQLWAKTLREHPDKVARRPPNAHLIAEVSSLRPGRSLDAGCGHGAETLWLAAHGWEVTAVDFSASALEHARAAAEALGPDIAKRIAWVEGDLAVWTPPREHFDLVVCLYVHVAGAVDEMVRRMASGVAPGGTLFMVGHRPIDPATGNPTAAANQVQVSVEGAIAALDPSRWELAVAEERPRAIAGTGVDAVILARRTT
- a CDS encoding MarR family transcriptional regulator produces the protein MKRAQKGRNALAESIVKQLGRRHSTATVLFHHAVGEYLKLGPTDHKCLDLLRERPGLTGSELAAITGLTTGAVTGIVARLERAGYLHREDDPDDGRKQILHLVPERVEAVHAIMDPLRGELSALLERFEDHQLAAIAEFLAESTEIAFRQAALLRARSISAGTSPAPSRKGAPT
- a CDS encoding alpha/beta hydrolase, whose protein sequence is MTTIDVPGARLYCETHGSGPLLLLIPGANGDANVFPPLVAQLSARYTVATYDRRGFTRSQLDGPQDYARRLETDADDARRLIEHLGREPATVFGTSSGAIIALQLLVAHPSAVKTVVAFEPAAMHLLPDGQPWIDFFHEVYAIYRRSGVAPALTHFRKRTFAEVDHEVMERATHVSKGPQVAANATYWFERELREYTAVQLDRAALMEHAARIVPAGGQASRGYPTYQAGVELGRIIGREHLELAGGHVGYATHSAEFGRHLLERLATN
- a CDS encoding LysR family transcriptional regulator, yielding MDARLLSGLEVLAAVANAKSFVHASEALGLTQSGVSRAIARLEARVGVRLFDRTPRSVELTEEGRRFYAQVMPLYTGIEEAVNEAGSARKAPRGRLRVNTDSAAVRLLLAPRMGAFLRAQPEVSIELVVRDRLPDLIAEGFDVAVRFGDPEPSSAIARRLLETRILTCAAPAYLARHGKPKHPRELAHGRRECILFRDPTTGRPFSWEFHRGGRILRVPVSGQFTVNDLATGLFMCTEGFGIAQFFELGLDDLLRSGALVELFPNWAEERFPVYVFHPSRHLPSAKVRAFVDFLVASLRAKA